One segment of Prosthecodimorpha staleyi DNA contains the following:
- a CDS encoding phosphoenolpyruvate carboxykinase, translating into MKQTGTWNEAQGLDAIGLKNLGSVHWNLSEPELYEEAIRRDEAKIAAGGALVAYTGQHTGRSPNDKYVVCDALTENSVWWDNNKKFTPEQFALLHDDFIKHAEGMDLFVQDLEGGADPRYSLPARVVTEYAWHSLFIRHMLRRPERAALRHYVPDMTIIDLPSFKADPARHGCRSETIIACDFSRKIVLIGGSSYAGEMKKSVFTMLNFLLPAQGVMPMHCSANVGDAGDVAVFFGLSGTGKTTLSADPTRTLLGDDEHGWSEDGVFNFEGGCYAKTIRLSREAEPEIYATTERFGSVLENVPLDPLTRVPDFDDGSLTENTRVAYPLHYIPNASPTGRAGQPKNIIMLTADAFGVMPPIAKLTPDQAMYHFLSGYTAKVAGTEKGVTEPQATFSTCFGAPFMPRHPAEYGALLKRLIAEHGVDCWLVNTGWTGGAYGVGRRMPIKVTRRLLSAALDGSLKTATFYRDRYFGFDVPTAVDGIEPHVLYPAKTWADKIGFERQAAKLVDMFVKNFEKFERHVDGAVRDAAPQLRSAAE; encoded by the coding sequence GTGAAACAGACCGGCACCTGGAACGAAGCTCAGGGGCTCGATGCGATCGGGCTGAAGAATCTCGGCTCGGTCCATTGGAATTTGTCGGAGCCCGAGCTCTACGAGGAGGCGATCCGGCGCGACGAGGCCAAGATCGCGGCGGGCGGGGCGCTGGTCGCCTATACCGGCCAGCACACCGGCCGCTCGCCCAACGACAAGTATGTCGTCTGCGATGCGCTCACCGAGAACAGCGTCTGGTGGGACAACAACAAGAAGTTCACCCCTGAGCAGTTCGCGCTGCTGCACGACGACTTCATCAAGCATGCCGAGGGCATGGACCTGTTCGTGCAGGATCTCGAAGGCGGCGCCGATCCGCGCTATTCGCTGCCCGCGCGCGTGGTGACCGAATACGCCTGGCACTCGCTGTTCATCCGGCACATGCTGCGGCGTCCGGAGCGCGCGGCGCTGCGCCACTACGTGCCCGACATGACGATCATCGACCTGCCGAGCTTCAAGGCCGATCCGGCCCGCCACGGCTGCCGGTCGGAGACCATCATCGCCTGCGACTTCTCGCGCAAGATCGTGCTGATCGGCGGCAGCTCCTATGCCGGCGAGATGAAGAAGTCCGTCTTCACCATGCTGAACTTCCTCCTGCCGGCGCAGGGCGTCATGCCGATGCACTGCTCGGCCAATGTCGGCGACGCGGGTGACGTGGCGGTGTTCTTCGGGCTCTCGGGCACCGGCAAGACGACCCTCTCGGCCGACCCGACCCGCACGCTGCTCGGCGACGACGAACATGGCTGGAGCGAGGACGGCGTCTTCAATTTCGAAGGCGGCTGCTACGCCAAGACCATCCGCCTGTCGCGCGAGGCGGAGCCGGAAATCTACGCGACGACCGAGCGCTTCGGCAGCGTCTTGGAGAACGTCCCGCTCGACCCGCTGACCCGCGTGCCGGATTTCGACGACGGCTCGCTGACCGAGAATACCCGCGTCGCCTATCCGCTGCACTATATCCCGAATGCCTCGCCGACCGGCCGCGCCGGCCAGCCGAAGAACATCATCATGCTGACGGCCGACGCCTTCGGGGTGATGCCGCCGATCGCCAAGCTGACGCCCGACCAGGCCATGTACCACTTCCTGTCCGGCTACACCGCCAAGGTGGCCGGCACCGAGAAGGGCGTGACCGAGCCGCAGGCGACCTTCTCGACCTGCTTCGGCGCCCCGTTCATGCCGCGCCATCCGGCCGAATACGGCGCGCTCCTGAAGCGCCTGATCGCCGAGCACGGCGTCGACTGCTGGCTGGTCAATACCGGCTGGACCGGCGGCGCCTACGGGGTCGGCCGGCGCATGCCGATCAAGGTCACCCGCCGCCTGCTGTCGGCCGCCCTCGACGGCTCGCTGAAGACCGCAACCTTCTACCGCGACCGCTATTTCGGCTTCGACGTGCCGACCGCGGTCGACGGCATCGAGCCGCATGTGCTCTATCCGGCCAAGACCTGGGCGGACAAGATCGGCTTCGAGCGTCAGGCCGCCAAGCTGGTCGACATGTTCGTCAAGAACTTCGAGAAGTTCGAACGCCATGTCGACGGCGCCGTCCGCGACGCCGCCCCGCAGCTGCGCTCGGCGGCCGAGTGA